From a single Sorghum bicolor cultivar BTx623 chromosome 5, Sorghum_bicolor_NCBIv3, whole genome shotgun sequence genomic region:
- the LOC110435905 gene encoding uncharacterized protein LOC110435905: MAGRGAVVAACREAAWGGINNHENFIKLKENAARWLRPSLQPERCTAILATTAVDAAASLLRSSQQPHPHMRASSLLRRRTAILAAHAALILALVRAPLLVTATPPADCTSPTAFFDFVNAFPSDSVRGVLVPCFSVLSSPLGVILARRSFILESYCHFPRRWSSCPSQVSMERCAIQVCQIANFK; this comes from the exons ATGGCCGGCCGTGGTGCCGTGGTGGCGGCTTGTAGGGAAGCAGCGTGGG GGGGTATCAATAATCATGAGAATTTCATTAAATTGAAAGAAAACGCTGCCAGATGGTTACGACCATCGCTGCAGCCTGAGAGATGCACGGCCATCCTCGCTACTACGGCCGTCGACGCTGCAGCCTCGCTACTACGGTCGTCGCAGCAGCCTCACCCTCATATGCGCGCCTCATCCTTGCTGCGGAGACGCACGGCCATCCTTGCTGCTCACGCTGCCCTCATCCTTGCCCTCGTACGCGCGCCTCTGCTCGTGACAGCCACGCCGCCCGCGGACTGCACCTCGCCGACGGCCTTCTTCGACTTCGTCAATGCTTTTCCCTCTGATTCCGTCCGCGGCGTCCTCGTTCCTTGTTTCTCTGTGTTGAGCTCGCCGCTAGGCGTCATCTTGGCCAGGAGAAGTTTCATCCTTG AAAGTTACTGCCATTTTCCCCGACGCTGGAGCAGCTGCCCTTCTCAAGTATCAATGGAAAGATGCGCAATTCAAGTGTGCCAG ATTGCAAATTTCAAGTGA
- the LOC110435906 gene encoding uncharacterized protein LOC110435906 encodes MAPGKKQKSQKPTSPPREPPLTDIEIKRMQNIIENNRLFQRLGLVQLRQMVNAKPIGAAKPMRAASEYSGSLYEPEDEDIAQEAVDKEAMLDLEPLQHEISSTLPKNIFAGSRTSKRVTARPEEQSQPVITRKRARELLETAEDSNVAATDLEDGASDQELIVANADTQSDSHNMTRQDPCREKRRMGRGLERISRGFDNKIKLHIAPGNKRPEAPMQAAKLASKAGIFIRGRIPIFPHWKDYKDPNALEIMNDYMKNIGVSAQLVFSFALH; translated from the exons ATGGCTCCTGGTAAGAAGCAGAAGAGCCAGAAGCCAACCAGCCCACCAAGAG AGCCTCCACTTACTGACATTGAGATAAAGAGGATGCAAAACATTATTGAGAACAATCGGTTGTTCCAGCGCCTTGGTCTGGTACAATTACGTCAGATGGTGAATGCAAAGCCAATCGGTGCTGCAAAGCCTATGCGTGCTGCTAGTGAATACTCTGGTTCATTGTATGAACCTGAAGATGAGGACATTGCACAAGAAGCAGTTGATAAG GAGGCAATGCTAGATTTGGAGCCCTTGCAGCATGAAATTAGCAGCACTCTGCCAAAGAATATCTTTGCAGGATCAAGAACGTCAAAGAGAGTGACGGCAAGACCGGAGGAGCAAAGCCAACCGGTTATCACTAGGAAGAGGGCAAGGGAATTATTAGAAACTGCAGAAGATTCCAATGTTGCAGCTACAGACCTAGAAGATGGTGCCTCAGATCAAGAGTTGATTGTTGCCAATGCTGATACCCAATCTGACAGCCACAACATGACTCGTCAAG ATCCATGTAGGGAGAAAAGACGTATGGGTAGAGGCTTGGAAAGGATCTCTAGAGGATTTGACAACAAGATCAAACTGCACATTGCTCCAGGCAACAAGCGGCCGGAGGCACCGATGCAAGCTGCAAAGCTAGCATCGAAGGCTGGTATTTTTATTCGGGGCCGTATCCCAATCTTCCCTCATTGGAAGGATTATAAGGACCCTAATGCTTTGGAGATTATGAATGACTACATGAAAAACATTGGTGTAAGTGCACAACTTGTGTTTTCTTTTGCTCTCCATTAG
- the LOC8071832 gene encoding uncharacterized protein LOC8071832, which produces MRYLLKKKYFNGVPASQVRTTSPVASMTDEHWTKLVEMWSDPKHKEKCLKLKANREKVKLQQKTGSRSYIAHCHAVKQAKYKDAPPTVIDLFKETHCSSKTGFSEEARNKIAEMEARAAAPPKDGQDTLTLTQVVHEVMPKSTFLRNVGMQPTKTGNKAARVDARVQELENELVAEKEEAALARAQVLAELEEERAARKKVEEDQEMLRKQIGEMHGFFRSFLGTQPAPSQE; this is translated from the exons ATGAGGTACCTGTTGAAAAAGAAATACTTCAATGGTGTACCAGCCAGTCAGGTGAGAACAACTTCACCAGTGGCTAGTATGACCGATGAGCACTGGACAAAGCTTGTGGAGATGTGGTCTGACCCAAAGCACAAG GAGAAGTGTTTGAAGCTAAAAGCTAACCGTGAGAAAGTGAAGTTACAACAAAAGACTGGATCTCGGTCCTACATAGCTCATTGCCATGCTGTG AAGCAAGCTAAATATAAGGATGCACCCCCTACAGTGATTGACCTATTCAAGGAAACCCACTGCAGCAGCAAGACAGGTTTTAGTGAAGAGGCAAGGAACAAAATC GCTGAAATGGAGGCAAGAGCTGCAGCTCCACCAAAAGATGGGCAAGATACACTGACCCTTACTCAAGTTGTACATGAAGTTATGCCGAAGTCAACCTTCCTTCGCAATGTTGGTATGCAACCTACTAAGACAGGGAACAAAGCTGCTAGAGTTGATGCACGTGTACAAGAGCTTGAGAATGAACTAGTGGCTGAGAAGGAAGAAGCAGCATTAGCTCGTGCTCAGGTTCTAGCTGAGTTAGAGGAGGAAAGGGCTGCAAGAAAGAAGGTGGAAGAAGATCAAGAGATGTTAAGGAAGCAAATAGGTGAGATGCACGGATTCTTCCGTTCTTTCCTTGGTACCCAACCAGCACCATCACAAGAGTAA